Proteins found in one Kangiella sediminilitoris genomic segment:
- a CDS encoding ATP-dependent zinc protease family protein, with translation MSKMTVGWKEEAKLTELNIEAIKVKVDTGAKTSSLHAFDIESFDNNGQTFVKFKTCPDRRHPKHIVNCEAEVIDYRKITSSNGQTQLRYVIRSPITIGDKTWDIDITLADRKKMRYKMLLGREAMKQLLVSPHKSYLQSD, from the coding sequence ATGAGCAAGATGACAGTGGGCTGGAAAGAAGAAGCCAAGTTAACCGAACTAAATATAGAGGCTATAAAGGTTAAAGTTGATACTGGAGCCAAGACCTCAAGTCTGCATGCCTTTGATATAGAGTCCTTCGACAACAATGGGCAGACTTTTGTAAAGTTCAAAACCTGTCCTGACAGACGCCACCCTAAACACATCGTCAACTGTGAAGCCGAAGTCATTGATTATCGAAAAATCACCAGCTCAAATGGACAGACGCAGCTTCGCTATGTCATAAGAAGTCCCATAACCATTGGCGACAAAACCTGGGATATAGACATTACTCTCGCTGACCGAAAAAAAATGCGGTATAAGATGCTGCTGGGCCGAGAAGCGATGAAACAACTTCTTGTCTCACCTCATAAATCATACCTTCAGTCCGACTAG